The genomic stretch CTTCGGCGTCGGGCTTGGATTTAGACGGGGAGgtttttgtaattttaatttacaTAGCATCTTTGTTCTCCTTCTTTTCCGTCTTTCCTGTGGTTTTATTTCTTTTAAAGATTATTATATCTGTAGTCATCCGTGCAAATTCGAAGGTTTGGATTTGTTTTTTTTTCGCAGCTAGCCTTCTAGTTTTAATACTTGCGTTAGTCTAATTTAAACTCATACTTTTTCTTAATTGATTcaggattctttctttttctgcttCTATCTCTTTTCGTTTAATTCGATGCACTTGACTTTGAGGTTATAACTTTAATTAATAGATTTTTCTTGTTACTTAGTTAAACAGAAGTGTTAAATAGTGACTTTGGGTTGACGTTGGTGTAACgcatattttttttccttcttaacAGGCAGCTTCAGGAGTTGTGAAGTATGTTCATTTTAACTTTTATACCTCAGAGGAGATTCGGAAGATAAGTGTAAAGAAGATCACTAAACCGGATCTCCTTGATGCAAAGAATAGTCCTATTCCGGATGGACTATATGATCCTGCACTGGGTCCGCTTAATGATAATGACTCGTGAGTGTTTATCGATCTAACTTCTCTATGAAAACAGAAAATAAGAAAACCAAAGTAATTACTGTGTAGACATTGCATTTTTTTTGGTTTGctcataattttttaattaactgCTTAATCAACATTTTCGTGGAATGATGCTTGGAGTTTCCTAATAAGGTTTTTCTTTCACTTATTCCATTGGGAATACATTTGAGGGCTTTTTTTTTTTACCCAAAACTGTTTTTACTATGCAATTTATATACTGGTCTGCATTGTTTATGTAAGTGCATCAATAGATAGACTTATGATTTTCAGATGATCAAGTAGTTGTAAAGACCAGGTACAACATTTTATCTGGAAAATGATTTGATAACGGTAATATGTGCCAGTATACTAGTTTTGTTTTCCTCTTATACTGCACTAAGCTGACTAGCTATTAGATCACACCCATCAACCATCTACCGAAACCTTGATTAtctagctcttctcttgttattcCTGTTTTCTTTTTGTGGTAGTGTTACTAAATTTTGATGATCCTACAATTGCATATGTTCCTTTCCTCTCTGATTGCATATGCTATTTTTGCATGTGTCTAGAAATATATGATTTTCCAAAAACTTCTATGGATTCTTGTTCTTTTAGACACAGAGACATTTATACAAGCCGTGTTCCAATGGTGTTTCCTTGCCTATGTGTTGGAAATAGACACTTCAGTTTTTTTTCGATGGTTTTTTATATGCTTTTAGAAATGTTGCaccttttggaagtggatgccagAGCATCACCTAATGGGGTTGTGTATCGAGTAAGTTACAGGAACTTTAGTTGGGAATCTGACTATTTGCTTGTTGATGAGGACCAAAGAGTAGCTGTTATTGGAATTTGCATTGTTGACCGCCCACAGTTCTACTCAGTTTAATGGTCAATGCATCTCATGAGCTGCTATATTCCGACGGGAGATTGTGGACCTAGTCTTGTTGGTCGGTGCTAATCTTGTAGTCTGACTCTTGCTTTCGTCTGCGTTTGAGTCGCTTTGCACCAAACTTAACTGGTAGATTGCCATGTTTAAAAAAGATAACTGTTCAATAATCACAAGGCGTGCAATCACTCAAGCTTAGATATttagttctccttagcttccttagctCCTTTCTCTTGACATGTTGACTTGGGATTGGTAGGTTTTCTTTCCAAAGATGATTTCAGTGATACCTTAAATGTTAGCCTTCCCGCAGGATATAATTTCAGTTACGGCTTCCCTAAGACACTCCGGCCAGATCCATATCAAAGAGGAATACAAAGTTTCCTGCAACTGCAGCCTCCTTGAGACAACTGATCTCCCAGATCAAAGGGAATGACAAAGTCCCCATTAGATTTTGTTAATTGTTAATATAAATCATCAGAAGCATTTTATGATCAATGAACATTTTGTGGCTCAGATTACTCGTCATAACCTGACAAATGAATTCTGAGAAGTTGTGTTTATGAATTCACATTTTTCAATAATTTTCCATGGTGTTGAAAATTTGTTTTCATTTGATGCATTTTAATTACTGATTGCAGGTGCAAGTCCTGTGGCCAGCTTTCTGTTCGTTGCCCAGGTCATTGTGGTCACATTGACCTTGCAAAACCACTTTACAACCCATTATTGTTCAAGACCCTTCAGGGTCTACTTCAAATTACCTGCTTTTTTTGCCACAAATTCAAAATAAACGAAGAAAAGGTAATTCCATATGAGCTTCCCCTTTTCagattattattcttttatcaaGTTTATGTGTTGTTTCTTTGATTTTCTCATGATTCATTAACCTTTCAAACCATGACCAGGTAAAACGATACGTTGCCCAGTTGGATCTCATAGTGAAGGGTGACATTAATGGGGCTAGAAGTTTGGAAGCCAATACATGGAGTGAGATATTTTTTCCTGAGGAAGAAACTGCAGAATCCATAACATCAAATTTTGACAATGCAAATTCTAAGCATTTGACATGGACATCACTTCAACAATCTGAGGCTCTTTCTATTTTTTCTAAATTTATGAGGGAAAGGCGGAAGAAGTGTGATAATTGTGGTAAAAAAAATCCAACAATTAATAGTCCTATATTTGGTTGGCTTAACAAGGTACGCGATTATaacttatttttattaaaattttgagTTATTAATTGTATCATTTGATCAGTCCATTATGTTTTTTTGGTCTATGTTTGTTTGGTTTGCATATTATCTGTAAGTTAAATAGAAGGGAATACTTGAAATCAGTGATTGAAAAagacgctcgggcgaggcgaggcgaggcccgagtgcctcgctaatctcccaggcgacgcgcttcaaacaagcgccgcctgggcgctcgcccgagcccaggcgttgggcgcttcgggcgagcgcctgggtaaaccaaggcgaccgaaccaggattttaggtctggttcggtcctggttcgcttggttagttggttcaatcgaaccaactaaaccgatataacccttacccaaccctaacccgctgccgctgccactcccaatcccgatcccgatcccgatctcgccgctgtcgctactcgcaaacgctgccgttgtcgccgctcgccgctgtcgctactcGCAAACGTTGCCTCTGTCgccactcgcgcctcccgctgctcgttgctcctgtcgctgctcgccgctgtcgctgctcgcaaacactgcctctatcgccgctcgcgcctcccgctgctcgctgctcctgctcccgttgccgctgctcgcaaacgctgcctttgtcgccgctcgcgcctcccgctgctcgtcgctcctgctcccgctgtcgctgctcgcaaatgctgtcgctgtcgccgctcgcgcctcccgctgcttgtcgctcccgctccctttctcgctgccgctgctgctgccgctaccgttgctcgccgctcgccgttgcttcctcgtttctcagtcAGCTGGGTcaatatacagtatactgttaatattaagtttatttgaaatgattaattttcaatactgttaatagattttcttaatttaatagcatatttttatttaaaattttaaataattatatttattaattatattatatatttttatattttagcgcctcgcttcgctcgggcaagcgcctagcgcctcgggcgtttttggaccttgacgctTTTTGCCGCCtaacgttttttaaatcactgttgaaataaaataattaaaaagggCAAAGGATTGTGAGAAACAATATAGACATGGAGTGTAAACTTTCTGCAACTCAATTTCAgttttcaaattcaaaacaatatagACATGATTGGCATTGATATCGTCCTTATTTCACCAGCTTTTTCTTTTCCATCATCAGTTAGATTACTCTTCTGCTACCTTTTTTGTTACAATCTATTAGCTTTTTTTGCTCAAAAGCATTTTCATACATGTGAGATCATTGATGGAACTCAGAACTGAACCAAATTGATCAtctactaaaaaaataaaatgtatttaaaattaaatctaacccctataaataagagagagatAAATAGGAACATTGACAACAAATCATATCCTTTATTAATGTCCCACTTATGGCAACAAATATCAGGTTACAGTGTATCCTAAATTTTGTGTTCTATgttaaaataatgaatcaaacCATGCTGATTTTGACAGAGGTGTTTGATAGATTAGATAATGTGGATCATTCTTTCCCTAGCATGTGTAAAGCTTATGTAAGTACTTGATGTTATTAGGATAAATTACCTTGAAGAATTTCATAATTTTTTCCACGGAGCTTTAAGTCTCAAGAAGTACTCCAAGATTTTTAGAGCTAATAATAGCGTACTGTTGTTTTAAATTGTGCCTGTGAGATTATGTTCATATCATCCTTCTTTGAAGCATACCTCTTAAAGAAAAGGGAAGTGCTTCAAGATATAGTTGGATTAACTTCTTCCGGTTGCTAAAGTTATGTATGAGCATGGATTTTAGAATACTCCATGGCCAAGCCAACTTGTACTCACTTGGAAAGGCTATCTTGGCATTAGTCTAGCAATGCAAGACTTGTTTTCTAGCATGTTACTTGTAGCCACTTGTGTTCTAGCATATCTCTATATGTGGCATTTATCTAGGTATTACACATTCATGTAACAAGTGAACAAAGTCATTTGATGGTGATTTAATTAGTTAGAACTTAAAAGAGATTATATTACGAGTGATTCTTTTAACTTCTGAAATTGGGTCTATTGTTTATTCAATCCTTCATCTGTTACTCATTACATGACATCCCAAGACACTCGATATGTGCTTGAAGCATCGGTTGAATTATCCAGCGGTCACTTACCATTTATATGATACTGACATATAGATAAGCGACTAGTGTAGCCCACtagcaaaatatttttcatctgttataatgatattttctttttataaataccaTGATCTGCCATTGGGGTCGGTTGGATGATCGATCTGTGGTTAATGTCTTTACCTACTAAATCATTATGTCTGAGGAAGTTCAAATACATGATAATACGTATTATAAATTCTGGCAGATCTCTTCATCTATGGGACGTTCCTTCAATCTTGTTCATAAAATTTTTGAGCAGTTAGTTTTCATTTCTTGAAGTGGCTTTTTTCATTGAGCTATAGCTGCATAGTTAGatgctttttattttaaaataaatttgattttatttattgatTATTAGACTTATTGTCCATTCTGACTTAAGGTGTCCATAAGTTTATCTTTCTTTAAGATCATCCTAAACTGGAGGATGATTAGATCTAATTTAACTCCTGTGCTAGTGGATTAAGTATTAAatagttttttccttttttcttggcTAAAATTGTCTTTATATATGTAATTTGGGTTAAAGAAGGATATATTTGTCGTAGAATTTTGTATTAATCCTTTAATATAAATATTTGCAGACCACACAGGAATCTGATATACGAGCCAATTTCATCTTAGATTCTAGTCTGGATCAATCATCCAGTGAGGCAAAATATTCCAGCATTACTCAGTCAAGGGGAGAGAGtgcttcagaaatggatgaagaatcacctttgtcaaaaaaaaaagtgaaattaGGCGACTTGCCTCCTGAATTTATCAAACAAATGTCATCTTCTGGACAAAAGCATCTGTTACCTTCTGAGGTTTAAGCTACCTTTCAGTTTTTAACATGTCTTCCTATGTATTTGTTTTAGTGCAGTACTAATTGGATATTTTTCTGTCTTTTGATAACCTCAGGTGGAATTTATTTTAAACAACTTGTGGAAAAATGAGGCAAATCTCTGCATGCTTATATCCGACATTCACTGTAAAAACCTGAGTATCTCTCGAGGGAACAAAGGGTTTGCAATGTTTTTCCTGAAGACTCTTCTTATTCCACCGAGCAAGTTCCGTCCTGCTGCTGGGGCTTCTGGTCGTGGGGTAAGAAATCCTatgtcttttgttacattctaatATCTTGTTTGGTTTTGGTTTTGCACCTAACAATAAACTTAAAATTGCATGGACTTAAGAAAAATGTGGTTATAACTTTTGCACAATATGTGCTTTCAAAAACTTGGGATAAAACTGTTGTGTTGAACAGTCACTTATTTTGTAATGAGCATCTGAAATCTGTAATGTGTTTCTAGCACTGCTGACAATATCTGTGCAAATTCATAATGTGGATTTGGTACCGGTGCAGGATCTGTGGAAAAGCTCATCTTTTTCCACTTATAATCAAGGATTGCCTCACTTTCCCCTTGTTGGTGCTTGGCCGGATTATTATGGTACATCAGTAGGGTTGGTGCACCAACCGGTACAGAAACTGTGCTGTTGGGGAAAAAATGTCAAAAACGGAAAAAAGGATAGTGGAAGAGCAGGTGCTAAGACACAGTGCTACTGGACGAAAAATGCAGAAAGTGAAAGAGATATGACAGGGAAGGATGGGGGAGCATACAGTTATGTTAGGGTAGTGTTCCAAAGGATGGGAGAGAGAAACATAGTACAAAATTAAACTCTTATGGGCTGGGTGGATTTCAATTTACTTATTTGGAACTAAACAAAATATAGTAATATATTGTAGTCTGCTCTCTCATCCATGGTTGAATTAGGATATGCTgttcggtacgggtggtacactGCTGAGACTCCATTGCTTAGGATGTTAAGTTGGATGATCTCTGGCGATCTTTCCAGAGCTTCAATGGGATCTGGATTTGGGAATTGGCGGGCTCTTCATTGCTGGTATAGGCTGACATGTCATTTATACATGACATCTCAAAATGTACCTTGCTGAATTGACCTAAATTGTGTTCTTGTGATGGCCCAGGTACCTGATCTAGGGTTGACTAAGCCTTAATAATGCTCGGGTTTATTGAAGAGGGTTAGGTTCAGGTTACATTGTAAACAACTTCATGGTACAGCTTTAATTTCTGGCTTTCTATTTACACTTTGAAGTTACTTCATATTAATTGAGAGAGTTTTGCAAGGAATGATGGATGAAAAATAATTTGACTTGTATTTTTTATGCTGTTTGTTTGAAAAGTAGTAGGTGACAAAAAAGTTGGCCTAAACTATTATGTAAAAAATTTAGGCCATGACAAAGTTATTATTTGATTAGAGCTTTTGATCCGTTTAGGTGTGCTTCTAAAAAGCTAATACCAGCACATTTGTTTAGATGTTTACATACTTAAAAAAGCTACCAGCACTTTCAAtcttttgatctttttttattGCGTTCTCAAGTGCGTACCTAAGCCTAAAGTTTTTGCTTAGTTGTTCAGAAACTACCAGCAACGTCAGCTTCCTTATCCTGATCCTGATCTTTTCATGTACTGTTTCAAATTGATAGTTGTAACTTCTTTACTTTTCAAGTCTTGCTGTTATGTAGGTACTGGAACATCCACAAAATACTTTGCTGAGTAAAGTTCAACAAGCCAATATTGCTTTAAAGAATTGTATTGTTGCTAATCCTGATCATCCTGATATTTTGAGGAGCTGGATGGACCTTCAAAAATGTGTGAATGTGTTGTTTGATAGCACCAAGGGCTTTGGTATGACATTTTTATCAACTTTTGATTGCATTTTCTTATGTTTGTTGTTGAATTCCTTTTTTGGTAGTGAAAAGATGACATAAATGATACAGAGATGGCAATCTTCTTGATAGATATTTTGCTGTGGGTTTTATGCTGCATACAAAATTTATGTTAGGTCATGCATCAAAACTTGCGAATTTTTCGCCCTTTGTAGAATGATTTTGCTTTATTAGTATCAGTAAATTATAAAATCATATATTCTGGTACCCAATACAACACTCCCATTTTACAGTTTATAGCTAACAAACTAATGTACGTGCCTTGTACTTGGCAGTGGACCTAACTAATTCGTGTTGGCAATTAAATGTCCTTCATTGGCCATGAAAGACAATAAATACACCATAAATGCAATAAATTATTTAGGACAGTAATATGCTGATATAGATTGGTATGATGTGGGAAGGATATAGATGACTTGGAAGGCACTTTCTCTTAAACTAGATGGATATGGAAACACATTAGTAATTTAGAACATAACAGGAACATAATATTTAATTACAACAATTATGGAATATATGTTATATGTTTAGCTAACTTGATTCAACCTCACTTGAATCCGCCTCACCTTGCCTTCTTTTGTGTTAGAACAAGAAGTTTATTCacttattattttcatataaaGTTGCTCATTTATGTCTTTTaagtatgattctgaaacttgatTGCGTGTCATTCAGGTGGGCATATTTTCCTTGCCCAAATTAGAGGCCACATATTATTTTATCTTTCCtgttttgaaaattatttatgCATTGTATGGCATTCATCAGTTCTCTTGTGGATGTCGAATCATTGTTATCTTATCATATATGTCATCTTAATGGCAGCAAAAAGCGACAAGGAAGCAAGTGGCATACGCCAACTGTTGGAGAAGAAGTCGGGTATTCTACGACAGAAAATGATGGGAAAGAGGGTTAATTTTGCTTGTCGGTCTGTTATATCTCCAGATCCCTACTTAGCTGTCAATGAAATAGGGATTCCTCCTTATTTTGCATTGAGGTTGACATATCCTGAGGTAAATCTTGTAAAATAGATTAAAGATATGATTTCGTGACTTATTTTGTTGATTCTTTCTTGTTTGCGTGCACATGTGCATAAGACTGCACttgatgttaattttttttttaaacttatacaTGTTAGAGGAGTTATTACTCCGGGTTCATGTTCAAAACTGCACTGCAGGTGTCATGttgttttttatttaatattgatGTTTGGATATTACTTTGGCATCATTTGTCACGCCTTTTTGTTAATCTGGAAGGTGGCCTATCGAATTTGTCTAAGTAGAGTCGAAGCTATAGGGACTCTATTTCTGGATTTTGTTTCCTAAGAGATAATCATATAAATGTGCATATACATAAAACTGAATTTCATCTTATTTTTCTCATTGTACTAAGGTTAagcataattatcaatttttgaTGTGCTTATCATTTACTGTTGTTATTGTTTTGTCCTACACAGTTCACACTATCATTTTAATTATTGATATTATTTCATTATTATACCAAATATTTTTGTCTGCAGAGAGTGACACCCTGGAATGTTAATAAACTGCGGTGTGCTATAATCAATGGTGCTGATATTCATCCAGGAGCTACACATTATAAGGACAAGGAAAGAATGTATAAATTACAAGCAAGCCAAAATATGCGGAGTGCAATTTCAAGAAAGTTGCCCACATCTAGAGGAATGACTGCCCAACTTGGAACGGGCCCAGAATCAGAATTTGAAGGCAAGGTTGTGTATCGCCATTTGCAGGATGGAGATATTGTGCTTGTTAATCGACAGGTAATCAACATGTTGCCTATTGTTTTCTTCAACAATTGTGTTTTTTCGAATGGAGTTTGAAGTAAAATGATGGCCACTGGTGATTACATCTTGTGGtggaactctttttcttttttgatttgtCTTTTCATTTTATTGATGATCTGATGTCTGATAGACAGATTAGTTTTTTGGTTACTAATATCTGATTGTCTCCTTGTGATACTAATTGTCAATCAGGCATTTATGCTGCAAGAGCATGAGTCTAGCATTTTGACATTTTCATAATGTTGAAGGAGCATCTGTTCCCATATTAACATCCAAAATGTCaaaacatattttaaattttaagcaATTCATTGTAAGTCCATTGGTAATTATTCCATATTTCTCTGACTTTTGAGAGCGAGCCTTTGTGCAATTTTCAGATTGCTCAGCTTTACACGCACTACTCAGGATTGCAATGATCTGTTTTGGATAGCTGAAGAATGTGTACTGAATGAGGACAAATCAATGCACATTGTCCAACAACTTGTGATTTGGGCAACTAGTTTGTCCAGAACAACGTGGCATTTAAAATAGGAATTTGCATTCATATCCTTACAAAAGTATAAGTGATGTGTATCACTTGACAGAACTTTTCAATGTCTGtaagcctaaaaaaaaaaaatgtttgataGGAATTAAACTTAAAAGGAGCTGTCCATGACATGTAGCTTGGCAGAATTTGAGTTGAAAAGATGTTACAAATTGATGAGTTTAAGGAATTGTGCACCGAGTTCATGACAGTTGTGGAATGGAACAGTATGTGGTTTGTGTAAGTGGCAATTGTTCAGAGAATGAAACTCAGTCAACTTGTGAGGAATGATGATGTCCCAATCAACTGAACTACCTTGAAGGAACTTTGAATACTAAAGATTGGCCCTCTAAGCATACCTTCACCCAAGGAATGTTGTGTGAGTCAGTTTCTATATACAGGATTCATCAACTTTGATATCCATGGTAGGTAGACGCATTGTACAATATCTTATAACTTTCTAAGGAAATGCATACATGCTAGGTTTCACATTAAGCATCTTTTGCTCCTATGACTCCGTTGAATCTTTTTATAGTTCAAAGTTTGGTTGTTTAACTCAGCAATGGATAATTGTACTTCTGCTAGCTTCTGTTTGGGTTTGATCCGAGCTTATGACACTTTTTCTATTTGTCAATGATAATTGTTCTTTTTCATTTGCTTAAAGTTAATATTGCTAAGATAGCTAGTATTCTTGTCTTGCATAAAATGTGAAATTGGTTCATGAGGTTCCAGGCTGACAGCTATGTatagggattttttttttgttctatgtTTTTTAAGTCTTGTAACTAGTATCATGTCCTTGCTTGTCTGGTATGGTGGTACTTTAATTATTGTTACATGATGTGGACTTCCTCAAATGATTGTGATGTTAAACTGATCTATTCACTATAGAAGTTATGAGTTTGATTCTAAATACAGCCTTTGCTTTCTACATCACCATAAATGAACATTGAATGTGATCGAAATCCATGCCAATGGAAACACTTATACTGATTTGATTTGTAGCTTGAGCTTATTTGTTGGTGAAAGGCTCTAGAAAATTGAATTGGGTGACCATAAGCGGGTCCGCGTTGAAACTAGAGAAGTTAGAATTGTTATTACCACATGGGCCTCCATTGTCATTCTTGTCAGTTTATAATGTTATAAATTAATTAAAGTGGATTTACTAATAATCCTTTGAATCATGGTTTACCTTAAAGGTCCATATCGGTATATCGACCAACTGTCGGTACAATATGTATTGATCCGTACCAACATACCGACACATGATATGGTGGGGCATACTGatagaccggtatgtaccgcttaTATCAATCCCCTATCAGATTGGTATGTATCGCTCAGTATGGGTCGACGAACCTTGTTTTGAATAATCTGAACAAAAGTATGATGTTCAacaaaattatgtatttttttCTTAGGAGCATGATCTATTTTATAATTCCAAAATTTTTATTgagtcatgatttttttttaaaattttgcagCCTACCCTTCACAAGCCCAGTATGATGGCTCATGTTGTTCGTGTGTTGAAAGGAGAAAAGACACTTCGCATGCACTATGCAAATTGCAGGTTCtatatcatttttatttgtgtttGCATTTTTTTTGGTTAGCTTGGAGTTCAACAAAGAATGATATATTCTTGTGTTTGCAGCACATATAATGCTGATTTTGATGGTGATGAAATGAATGTACACCTCCCACAAGATGAAATTTCACGTGCCGAAGCCATTAACATTGTTAATGCGAACAAACAATATATTGTTCCCACTAGTGGGCACCCTATAAGGGGGCTAATTCAGGTAAAGTGATTTGaagattaattttaatttttttcagtcTCAAACTCTTGATGATGTATTtaggttttatatatatataaggtttttAATAGTGTCAAATATCTGCCTGTGGTTGATTCTTCAGGATCATATCGTAAGTGCTGTACTTCTGACAAAGATGGACACTTTTTTGACCCGTGAAGAGTATCATCAGCTTTTATATGCTTCCAGTGTCCCTCCTACTTCATATTCTCAACGTAATAGATTTGGCCAAAAGGTTTCAGTGTCATGGTCTGATTATGAGATACAGCCTCTTCCCCCTGCTATTTGGAAGCCAACACCACTATGGACAGGAAAACAGGTTGTGTTTCCTTTTAGGCTGCTTAACATGAGTCCTTTGCTGTCTAAAATGTAAAATGATCTGAAGACTTTACATCCAACTTTTgctgatgatttttgtaattttataGGTTATTACTGCAATCCTTAACTTTGTTACTAGAGGTCGCTTGCCACTTACTATtgaaaaaagaggaagaatacaAAAAGAGTATATCGGGGAGGATCATACTTTACTTGTGTTGCATATTCACAACAATGAGCTCGTACATGGAATGATTGACAAAGCACAGTTTGGAACTTATGGTTTAGTCCATGCAGTCCATGAACTATATGGTCCAGATGTTGCGGGAACGTTGCTTTCTGTATTTAGTCGCTTATTTACTTCTTTTCTTCAGGTTAATTTTGCTTAGCTATTATCAAAGTTTTGgtactttttttctttcttgtactGTGGGCATATATAAATGACATTCTGATTTCAGATTCATGGGTTCACTTGCGGAGTAGACGACCTTCTACTCAGTCA from Musa acuminata AAA Group cultivar baxijiao chromosome BXJ1-3, Cavendish_Baxijiao_AAA, whole genome shotgun sequence encodes the following:
- the LOC135633550 gene encoding DNA-directed RNA polymerase I subunit 1-like isoform X3 translates to MMDQAASGVVKYVHFNFYTSEEIRKISVKKITKPDLLDAKNSPIPDGLYDPALGPLNDNDSCKSCGQLSVRCPGHCGHIDLAKPLYNPLLFKTLQGLLQITCFFCHKFKINEEKVKRYVAQLDLIVKGDINGARSLEANTWSEIFFPEEETAESITSNFDNANSKHLTWTSLQQSEALSIFSKFMRERRKKCDNCGKKNPTINSPIFGWLNKTTQESDIRANFILDSSLDQSSSEAKYSSITQSRGESASEMDEESPLSKKKVKLGDLPPEFIKQMSSSGQKHLLPSEVEFILNNLWKNEANLCMLISDIHCKNLSISRGNKGFAMFFLKTLLIPPSKFRPAAGASGRGVLEHPQNTLLSKVQQANIALKNCIVANPDHPDILRSWMDLQKCVNVLFDSTKGFAKSDKEASGIRQLLEKKSGILRQKMMGKRVNFACRSVISPDPYLAVNEIGIPPYFALRLTYPERVTPWNVNKLRCAIINGADIHPGATHYKDKERMYKLQASQNMRSAISRKLPTSRGMTAQLGTGPESEFEGKVVYRHLQDGDIVLVNRQPTLHKPSMMAHVVRVLKGEKTLRMHYANCSTYNADFDGDEMNVHLPQDEISRAEAINIVNANKQYIVPTSGHPIRGLIQDHIVSAVLLTKMDTFLTREEYHQLLYASSVPPTSYSQRNRFGQKVSVSWSDYEIQPLPPAIWKPTPLWTGKQVITAILNFVTRGRLPLTIEKRGRIQKEYIGEDHTLLVLHIHNNELVHGMIDKAQFGTYGLVHAVHELYGPDVAGTLLSVFSRLFTSFLQIHGFTCGVDDLLLSQKSDIERERILKKSEIQSGEVHMRFTRTKDGDGDPMKLQREIEKVLRGNGDSATALLDRMMSNSLNSLTSEINQTLFPNGLLKPFLKNCLSLMTTTGAKGGLVNMTQISSLLGQQELEGKRVPRMVSGKTLPCFPPWDISSRAGGFISDRFLTGLRPQEYYFHCMAGRDGLVDTAIKTSRSGYLQRCIIKNLECLKVSYDHTVRDADGSVIQFIYGEDGIDVLKASHISEFKMLLDNQKVVLQKFSDQISDTSLAKSNAYIRELPCSLRDKATDFILKNQKSFPHQINQKDFMKLMKLKYLSSLAEPGEAVGVVAAQSVGEPSTQMTLNTFHLAGKGDMNVTLGIPRLQEILMTASKDIRTPLMNCPLHVWKTKDDAERLAAKLRRVSLADVVERMEN